A window of Fusarium oxysporum Fo47 chromosome II, complete sequence genomic DNA:
GGGATAAAAAGAACTTTGAACTCAGCTCTTTGAACTCTACTGCCACAAACGCATTTCTGAACTGTCACAGAGCTGCTCTCCAGCACACGACAAGACCACTGAAAGAGGGCAGTGTATCAAAGCAACCTTATCTGGACTTTCTTAACTCTATTGTTACGTGAGAAGAGCCTAGGAACGGCTTTCAATACTTGCAGGAAGACACGGTCCCAAGATTGTTTAGGATAGAAGAATGTTGACAGGAAATGCGACGGACAGGAACAATGATGAACTTGGTTATAGCCCTCTATACTAGTAACTCAGTGTGATTTCTTCCACTCAGCGTTGACCTCCCGAACAAACTGTCCGTAAGCCCTATCGCTATTCGGAATAAACTTCCTCCTGTGcccctcctcatccttccaATAAAACGCTTCGTCATGAATTctgtcatcgtcatcaaacTGATAGCACTGGAGAGTGATACAAACAGTATCCGAAGTATTCTCAAGCTGATGAACTTGATACTGATCCTTGCCCAACCAAGTGACTTTGCCTTCTTCGAGAATGACCGGATTGCCAATCAACTGTGACGGACttccctcttcaaccttgtCGAACCAGGATACCTGGATCTTTCCGTAGAGGACTCTGATAACTGCCGAGGCATCACCGTGTTGGTGAATTGGTGATTTGTGGCCTGGAGGCCAGATCTCCATCACATAAGGGATACCAGGAGAATCCGCCTGTTGGTGTTAGTTGTGAACAATTCCGGGGAGGAAGAACATGCCAGATTATCACCAATTGTGATACGAAGATAGGTCTCCAGTTTGTCTCCAAAAGTGTTCTTTCCCTCAAGGATCTTACCACAGACCTTTTTAGGATCTCTACAGCTCTCGTCGATCGCTTCAGGGAGCTCTGGGAAATCAACCGGTCTCGCTGTAATCTTGGCCCCAGAGATATTGTGGTACAGTTTCTGACAGGCCTTGGGCAGATTGGCAAACGTCATGGCTGACATTTTCTCCAGTATGTCTAGTGTCATCTCCGACTCGGGGATAACCACGGGCGGGAGATCAACCGTGACGGGTTGTGGCTTGTACACAATGCCTTGGTTGGAAATCGGAGAACCATCTTGCTCAACTTCGGTGGAAACGAGGCTATCCATCCAGGCAgctttctccttcttgaactgAATCTCCATGAAAGTCATGGAATTATTGATCAGATGCTGGCCGTACCGGATGCGAGCGTTGCTCCTATCAACGGAGATCCAATAAATAGCCTTCGTAGTCAATGTGTCAAGCAAAGCTGAGGCTTTTCCTTTCGGAAACATGACAAAGTCGTTAAACTTGTTTCTCTCCTCGCCCGGCTCAAACTTGAGCTTTTCTTTATATGCGACAAACTCGTCGgcatctttctctttcttggaTAGAACGCAGTTATCCTTTGTGATTTCTAGCTTCAGGGTTGGCTGTTCATCCCGCTTTTCGGGGCGAATGGTGAATGTAACACCTTTTTGGGGGGAGGTAGCCTTGGCAGCAATGGTACCCAGACCTCCCACGGCAAAGTCAATTCCGACGGGGGTAGTCTCCCAGGAAGACGAGATTGAGTATAGAAGATTGGCGGTTTTGAAGGGGCTGACTTGGGATTGAGCGTCGGATTCAGCAGGGATCTGATCCTGGGGTTCCCAAAAGGGATCAGTGAAGTGGGACGGATCGGCCATGGTAGAAGCTCAATGGTGAATAGAACGAATTGATCAGGAAACTGAAGATGCCTCTCTGAGAGGAAATTGTTTAGTATAAGTAGGTATTCTCCGAATTGTGCTTTGACCTCAACATTTTGATATATCATTTGATACACGGCCAAACCGCCTATCGCATCTGTTGAATTCGTCATCCAAGACAACCCACTAAGTTGCAGGAGACTAGTAGTCTTCAGCTAGCCACAAGAGCCCTTTACAGGAAAGGATCACAGAAACAGTTGGTCTAGAACGCAAAGTTTCCTTTTCGAGATCATCCAAGTCTTGCAAGATGCTTGAGTGCGGGGGTGCAGAGACATTTGCGGCTTTTGTGTGGGGACGAGATATCACAACCAGTTACCCAACAGCGTACTAAAGCTATCCCAAATTTACTGAGATATTATAGAAGCATTAAGTATCTTCTTATTTCGTCGTATTTGAACATCTCTCCTACTTATAGTTGATGTCGGGATTTATGCATCATGAGTGATACTGCCTGCAATACCGACCTGCTCGATACCCATGAACTGCTCCAAAAGAGTACAGCCTCTTAAGAAGATATGGGACCAGATCTGCAGTCACAAAGCGTTGAGTGGTTGATTAAACTCTGGCATTGGGCTTAAACAGGCCAGAGCTGCATATATGTCTCAGAAAAGCAGGCCTCATTTCAGGTATGACAGGAAGGTCAATGTCAGTTTCGTTTATTTGGCTAGATAGCTATCATCTTAACCGTAAGAGCATCCCAAATTCACTATAGCAACCCCTGTTTACTTTTGGGGAGCTCTTGCCAAGATGGTACCATACTTGGAGTACGTGTTGTTAGACGAAGCAACAAAATCCTCAACCCTCAGCCCCGCCTTGGGCTGGAACACACAAATGACATCCGATCCTCCAAACTGGAAGTACGAAATTTCTTGTCCCTTCTCAACTCTATCACCCTTCTGAATCGTTATCTTGACGGACGAAACTTGTGCCATGCCAATAGGAAGCACGGCAACCTTGCCCAAGACGgggttgtcgatgatgatcatgCCACGGGTCTGCAAGAACTGGTATCCAGGTGTATCAGGAGCGTCTGGGCCGCACATGACACGCATTGGCTCACACTTGGAGTTGACCTCCATGTACGCCGCGCCCTGGATGTTCTTCGCCTCGAGGACCTCACCAGCAACAGGAGCGTGCTGGCGATGGTAGTTGAAGGTGTTGAGGAAGGCATGCATCCAGACACCGCCATGGAACTCATCCGCGTACTCGCTTCCCTGAAGGAGCGACGAGATAGTCCAGGGAAGGTTCTTGATCATAATCACTCCGTCAGACTCAATGTTGACAATGTTTTGGTTGGCAACCGAATTGTCGTACGTGCAGTCGGCTGGGTACACAATGACACGGTCGTTCTCCGGCTCTGCAATAGGTCGCACGCCTGACTTGAGATGGCGAGAGAAGAACTGGTTAAAGGTACGGAAACCACCCTCTGGGACCAAAGCTTCGTCATAATTGTACTTGGGAGAGTTCTTCTGGCTGAAACTCTCAAGAGACTCTTTCGTGAGTGAGGCAGGGGAGTCCATGAACAGTCCAATAAGCTGCGCATATACGACTATCCATGAGGAGAGCCAGGTGAGCGGCTGACCGACCTGATCAGGCGAGATGGCAGTCTGAAGGTTCGCCAGAGGAGGTTGgtcgatgatgaagtagAACATGCAGAGAATATCGTAGATATCCTTTCCCTCGTAGTTCTCATGAGGCACCCATTTGAGTAGATCGTTGGCAAAGTCCAAGAACGATCGAGCATCACTGATGTTCAGCTTGTCCATAAACTGGGGGATCTGCTGGTATGCAGAGTGaacagcttcatcaagagcaCCAGGCTTGATGGTCTCAAGGTAGCCTGTGAGGACAATAATGACGGGATTATAGATGACAGGTTTCTCGCCAAGCTCAGGCAAGGGAATGATGCCGACAAGACCTTTGCGGATCTTGTCGAGGGGGCCCTTTGAGGGAGGAGGCGGCTGAAAGCCGATCTCAGTATCGGGAGCAGTGGGAAGACCAGAAGGCATGATGATAGTTTTTAAGTATCGTGTTCAAGGTGAagtggttgatgaagatgagtcTGGTAAACTGTCGACATGAGGGCTGGGGCATTTATACACATCGGGCCTGCTCTCATCCTCTACTCAGCTCTTCCGACGTCGATAGTGCCTGTTCACTCATTCCTCCTTCCTTTCCATCTACAGACTTCAATCGGTCCTTTGCCCCTCCTTTGGCAACATCAGAAGCAATTGCTTGCGCAACATAATGATGTGCTTTCAGGTAATTCGCCAATTCAACTTCGGCAAGTCTATCATGTCTCACAACCCCGCGTTCGTGCGTCGAAGCCCCTCCTCAGTCAACAGGAGCTGAATGTGTTCTGCATCTACTGGCCCTGAGGTGATTGGTTGGTAGTTGTTTTCTCAATAAGGTCGAACCTACAGCTGGTCTTAGTCCCTTTATGGACCACTGGGGGCTAGAAATCGAGGCCGGGGTTGACTTGAATCTTCAGCATGTGCTTCCGCCTCTTTTGACGGTGCTCTTCAGGTGAGGTCCGTATGGACACAGCACCATTGAGCTATAGTCTTTGcttctcttgtctcttctctcttgtcGCACTCACCAAGTCTTGGTTACGAATGAGCTGCCTCTTCTGGAGCAACGGACATGCTGTGAATGCAATGTATGTCGCACATTCGAGCGGGCTCCAATAAGCAAAGAATTGCAGCGATTCGATGCTGTCGGTAGCTTTTCCGGGAAATTGACAGGCGGATGGAGCGGGCCGCATGCATGTCTCACTGGTCTTTTTGCTTAGCCAGGAACTTTGGTTGTGGATATGACAGTTATACAACACATCCTTTGCTTTTCAGTAACGCACAATGTCAATCGAGTGAGGGATCAAATTCTTCGGGACCATATTGTTATCTCTTCTATGTTTCTAAGTTTTGTGTGGTGATTGTAAGCTCTCTGCCACGGGTCTCACCTGTAAACAACACGCCTCTATGTTTCAACAAGCCTTCAGCGCCATCGATAATATCAAGTAATCAACGCAGCCTCAAAGTGAGCTCCTAAACGCGGTTTGCCAATCAACAAGATATTCCAAAATTAGAGAATGAGAACATTGTATAAATCAATTAGGCAAAAGAAACTAAGCATAGCTCCGCTCCCATCTCAGCTTTGGACCGCTTAGTTCAGTCGTCAAAGCAATCTTCCCAATCTCTCGCTCTGGATAAACAACACAAATCCGAACCTTGGCATCTTTGATCGTTTCAAGTCTGTCTGAACC
This region includes:
- a CDS encoding RmlC-like cupin domain-containing protein → MADPSHFTDPFWEPQDQIPAESDAQSQVSPFKTANLLYSISSSWETTPVGIDFAVGGLGTIAAKATSPQKGVTFTIRPEKRDEQPTLKLEITKDNCVLSKKEKDADEFVAYKEKLKFEPGEERNKFNDFVMFPKGKASALLDTLTTKAIYWISVDRSNARIRYGQHLINNSMTFMEIQFKKEKAAWMDSLVSTEVEQDGSPISNQGIVYKPQPVTVDLPPVVIPESEMTLDILEKMSAMTFANLPKACQKLYHNISGAKITARPVDFPELPEAIDESCRDPKKVCGKILEGKNTFGDKLETYLRITIGDNLADSPGIPYVMEIWPPGHKSPIHQHGDASAVIRVLYGKIQVSWFDKVEEGSPSQLIGNPVILEEGKVTWLGKDQYQVHQLENTSDTVCITLQCYQFDDDDRIHDEAFYWKDEEGHRRKFIPNSDRAYGQFVREVNAEWKKSH
- a CDS encoding phosphatidylserine decarboxylase-domain-containing protein, producing MPSGLPTAPDTEIGFQPPPPSKGPLDKIRKGLVGIIPLPELGEKPVIYNPVIIVLTGYLETIKPGALDEAVHSAYQQIPQFMDKLNISDARSFLDFANDLLKWVPHENYEGKDIYDILCMFYFIIDQPPLANLQTAISPDQVGQPLTWLSSWIVVYAQLIGLFMDSPASLTKESLESFSQKNSPKYNYDEALVPEGGFRTFNQFFSRHLKSGVRPIAEPENDRVIVYPADCTYDNSVANQNIVNIESDGVIMIKNLPWTISSLLQGSEYADEFHGGVWMHAFLNTFNYHRQHAPVAGEVLEAKNIQGAAYMEVNSKCEPMRVMCGPDAPDTPGYQFLQTRGMIIIDNPVLGKVAVLPIGMAQVSSVKITIQKGDRVEKGQEISYFQFGGSDVICVFQPKAGLRVEDFVASSNNTYSKYGTILARAPQK